Within the Astyanax mexicanus isolate ESR-SI-001 chromosome 9, AstMex3_surface, whole genome shotgun sequence genome, the region AGAGCGAAAAGCGTAGATCATCGTTGTGTCCTAAATACACTGCTGTTTAGaaattagcaaaaacaaaaaaggcaTAGGCCTGTAGCATGCAGGACTTAAAATCTAGCTTTACGCATTAATAAACAAATGCTAGTGACGAGTTCAAATTAAGCTAGATTTACTGTTATATGTAAAAAAGGGAAATGGGTGTTAAAAAACTTAAAGGCAATTTAAAAGATTATTTAGTGCCATAGTGTAATACATAAACAGCCTACAGCTTTCCGCAGACACGTTGTTTATACGTTTAAAATATCCTACAATTTGAAATTTACTTTAAGACATGTATACGCTGTATATGCTTGAGGACGCTCGCTTTAAGTCCGTAACGCGCAAATAATGCAAGGAAGTGAGGGGTCATGACCCAGATCTGGAGCGAATCCAGCATGTGTCTGGGATCcctagccccccccccccccccaacaaaaCAAGGATGAGTTGGGATTGCTTTTTTAAAACCCATGGTAAGAAATGTCTACACGAAGAAGCACGATTGCACTAATAAAATCTTTCTGGATGTTTCATAACTCGGAGCAATATATCAAATTTAAAACATGGAGTTCCCAGCGGAAAGCTGTGCTTAAATATGTGTAAATAGAGCATTAGGCCTTTCTTCCTCTTCCTACCAGGCGGCCCATCTCCCCTCCCCCCACCAAGCGTGACATCATTAATATCTGTCattccaaataaacacaaataattgATTGGGCCTAAACGTCAAATTATGCCACTGGTAAATATTTCAAAACGAAGCAAAAATACGGCCACAGTTCTCCCTTTTTTAAATGATTCTGCAAAACAAATATTTATAGTGAAGagtatttaaacacacacaacacacaagatTGCCTAGTTTTACGGTGTGCGGGTTGCAAACacacattatttaaaacaatattcaGTACGTGGCCTGAGGTCAAGCttagttttaaaagtttaacgttgcaaacacaaatattgttttttatgaaTTAGCCTAACTGTGCTTGTCTGCTATGTTTTCCCccaaaagtaaatattttaatattttacatatatatagtttaaaaaaaaaaaaaaaaatatatatatatatatatatatatatatatatatatatatatatatatatatatatatactgtttcgAGGTCATTTTAGTCAGCAGTTAgttgttttttataaaaactaCTAAAtactactaaaataaaataatgaattacctCAATGTTTGATTTCCCAACTCAGCaaggaaattattttttataaaattttggAAAATGTATTTATGAAAACAATGTGTAAAAGCAAGCCTAAACGAGGGCTAGGCtgccctaaatatatatatatatatatatatatatatatatatatatatatatatatatatatatatatatatatatatatttttttttttttaaatagcaagaCTCACCCGTTGTGAACAACACGATGGCTTTCAAGCAGCTGTATTCGGCGGAGTCAACGTGCAATGCTTTCAGCTTTTCCACTTGCTCCTGGAAGATCCTAATGTGGTCCATAAAGGCCACGACTCTGTCCGCGGACATGGGGGAGGCGTGGAGGCCGGCGGCTGCTAGCAGCGGGGCCACGTGCAGGGGCATGGAGCACTGCGCCGCGTTCAGCACAAACAGCTCACTCCAGGTGAGCCGTAGCAGGGCCACCTGGTCTGTGATCTGCAGGTCGGGGAAGAAGGGGATATTCCTGGCCCATTCCACGGCGCTGAACAGCATCCGCGCCGCCAGTTCACAAATGTTTTCGATGCCCATTATGTTATTGGGCTGCATGCATTGGCTGCCGTAGCGGGACGTCGGGTAGGGCTCTGCTCGGAGCAGCAGGGAGATATATCCGGACAAGTAGGAATGGCAGTGCAGCGGGTCCCCGTTGGTTAGGGCGAACTGGCCGTGGTGGGGCTGCGTGGGTGGCATCCTTCCCCTCTGGACGGCTGCAGTGAAAAGAGAGACTGCAGATATTGATGCATGTACCGCACAACATGGGGACATGCGGTGTGACCTCGCATTTTTGCCTGTTACTGTTTGTTTATGGCCACACCGCTGACAACAATAACAACATTAAATAACTTTTTAGAAGTAACATATCTGTACTCCTGCTCAATCCTACATAGTTGCCAATTaagtaatataaattaaaatacatgGCCTCACTTAAAGGTTATGTACTAAAATGTACATCATTGAAACAGAGAAACATTGAAAACATAACACACATTGACAACACAGTGTAACCCCACCCCCCCCTAAAAAGAAACTGACCAAGTTTAAGCACAGTGTCTTCTGCTGTTAGCCAAAATCTACACCTTTAGCAAGGACAAGAGTATCACGTTGAAAAATTGAACATTACTTTTCTTGTCAAGGGTCTATGGCCTTTAGGACAAGAACAAGACTACAGCTACAGACTGAATGCACAAAGAGACGCATGGATGCTAACCCTTAACCTACTTAGCTAGCCGGAGAATCACTCCTGCTCTCGAACAACACCGACACCGGAGCGGATCTGTAGAGGAGCCCCGACCCAAAGCCAAACATATGAGGACTAGCCCTAACATTATCCACTTTTGGGCCTGCCTAAGGCGGTGTGTGGTAGATATGGACAATATAGCGTCGCGTGTGTGCTTAATGTTTTCTGTCCATGCCGTCCGCTCTCTATATCTGCAGTGGCATTATTCAAATCCAGATGCATCCCGTCGTTTCATGGCTACACGGACGCCATATGTATACGTCCGTGAGCGCAGATTAACAGACTTAATCGTGATGCACGCCAGTGCACTAACGTGCTGCTTTATTAGAGCACTGTGAGTGGGGGGTGGCGGGTAATGACAAGAGCCGTCTCGAGGCTTTTAACGAAGGCGGCTCCTTCGCGTGCTTTCTTCGGGCTGCTTAGGAAGAAGAGCACGACGAAAGAGAATATGGAGGTGAGAAAGGGGGAGAACGGCGAGAGAAGAATAGAAACGTAGCGTGCATTATGCATTCAGCCCCACTACACACAGACAAAAGACGAGAAGAGTGTGAGAATGAGAAAGAGGAGAGTAAGGGGGAGCAATCGACCaactgaacaaacaaacaaacaaaaaagaaataaaaaattccCAATACCTTCCCGTCTCATGCCAACTTTGAGGCATTTTTTGAGGCGGCAGTACTGGCACTGATTGCGGTGGTGCTGGTCGATGGGGCAATTCCTGTTGGCGCGGCACGTGTACGTGAGGTTCCTGCGCACGCTGCGCTTGAAGAAGCTCTTGCAGCCCTCGCACGTGAACTGGCCGTAGTGCTTGCCGCTGGACTTGTCGCCGCACACCACACACTcgatgtgctgctgctgctgcttgtccGACTGGCTCTGCGACGTGGGGTTGGACGGCGTGGACTGTGCGTTGGCGTTGGGGCCGCCCGGCTGCACGGGCGTCTGCGGGGTCGGCGGGGCCACCTGCGAGGCGGCGAGGTTCAGCTGGCCGGGTTGCGGCGCGGCCAGGGACAGTCCTCCTTGCGCTTGCGACGAGAGCGCGCCCTGCGTCTCAGCCACATCGTCCTGGGAGCCTCGCCACACTACCATTGCCATATCTATCAGTCAGCGTTGGGAAAACTTTTTGTCTTCCGTGTTGGCGTTCTTGAGTGGGGCGAATAAAAATCGAACAGCAAAATAACAACACAGCACGGGCTTCGATTTACGCTCTCGCAACAGTCAAACGATTAACACAGGATCGGCACAGCGGCGGCTGTTTATCCGGCACCGATCGAGCAACGCCGTCGCTTGAACAGTGGGGGTAACGTTAGCCTACTTGGTCAGAAATGGTCAGCAGAAGTGAGGAACAGGAGAGCCGAATCGCGGTCCTGCTCTTTGAGGCCAAGTCCAGGGGCGCCTGCAGTCAGCCATCCAGGAAACCCATCAAAGCAACAAAAAAGgtggagaatttttttttaatggaaaataaatacgacgaaaaaaaaaatgatgaggagACGGGCCGACAActttcagacacacacacccGCGCGGCGAAAACAACACACACTGACTGGTGGAGGTGACTGGCGGCGGGCGACACCAAGTTCCAGCAAATCTTGAAGGAAAACCAACAACTGGCAGCAGGCACACACGCGaaggaaaaatattttaaaaatgtctctactcttctttttcccttttcttcGGATGAGGTAGCGCTTAGCAGCCTGCGCGCGGATGAAGCCCGTGCTCGAGTCAAACGCGAAGTCAAACTCTCCGGCGAGCGAGCggcaataataaaaacaaaaaagcgagcgagcgagagagagaggatcaCAACCTATAGAACCTCCTTCGTGCGcggagaaaaaaataatgaggaggagaaggagagaatCAAAGTGatcaaatatgttaaaaaggGGGGGAAGGTTAGGAAGTGATCGCGATTTGGAGGCGCTCGGCTGGCAGAATGCTTTCTCTCTGATCAGCTCACCGAGCTCTCTATATAGTGAACTTTGACACGACTGCTGCAACTTAGCACACGTTGCCATGGAGATGAGTTGCCATATATGGAAAGTGACTGTGTTTGACTGGTCAGAGCTCACGGACCGCCCCCTGAACCCTATTGGCTGGTCGGCACTTGTGCTACTTGGTGCTTTGCCAGagcaggaggagagagggagaaaaagagggtCGAGGACCCACCGGGTCCTAACGCGAGTCGGAGTCAAGcccaatacaatatatttaacataaaaccacgatttaaaaaaacaacagtaaatcaatatatatttaatcCGAGAATTATGAAAAGCTTGACGTTGTGCATTGTTCTCCCAAagggctgttttttttaatgtgcattATCGGGTTAAATGAAAATACAATTATCTGTCTAATATCTTATATGTGAAATGACTTAAAATCTAAACATTTAATGCGGTAAATATTATTTCTCTATATTAGTATTAGATCATGTCATATCATGCTTTGCCTCTCGTCAGTGCGGCGAAAAACGCACAAAATATGAGCTCACTTTCATTCGGCATCAACCGGATTAGAGCAGCCTACTTCTAAATCAGGTAAACCCATATTACATGGCAGCAGCACAGGTAAATAATCactaataatgcatttacaaatATAGTTTTGGTAGATGATGCGAAGGAGAGTTGTTCGTTGATTAGTAAGTGAAATTTGCATATTCGCTTACATTAATTTGCTATAAACCCAAATtatcttaaaaaagttaaattaaataaatcaatttaaatacatattacattatataagATAACCTTTGCACAAACATAATACAATACAACAGCAGTATTTACGTGTGTTTATTGTCTGTTTAATGTTTGTTACACGATGCGTTCATCCCTCAAACGTGAATacactatttgttttattacactgtattttactgtaatggCTAATCTTAATGTCAGAAACATAAATTATATGTTGCGTGCTTTACATATTATTAATTACCATTGTTATTAATTACCATTTTTCATGCAGCAAACACGGTGTTTCAATAGCTTTTGCCGTGGaaccaaaaataacacaatttTCCTAACACGCGCAACATACATTCATTGTAAAAGtcagcagttgttttttttttatcaaaagctATTATGAGAACCCCGTGTTTCTTAATTTATCACCACAATGTCATGAAGGGGTTTATTTTGGAGGAATAATCATCAAAAGTTTCAAAAATCAAATGTTCTTGTAAGATTTGCTGGTAAGTAGGCTATAATACTATTTACCACATATACAATTGTAAAGgctgaaaaaatattaatttaatatcttTCTAATGGGCCTCAGCATCACTGTAAAATCATAATAAAGTCTAATAGGTCCAACCAAGCATCCTGGAGTTCAATCAATCCAAGGTAGCAGAAAGGGGTAGGGCAGACTGGCCACAGTGCACTGACCACCCTATGACCTGTTAGTAGGACTCTGATACCCTCTGATTACCCGAGATGCCTCACGGTCAGTCTTTAACTTGTGAGAATGACATAGTGTGTCTTGTGTGTCGCTCGAGGGGCTCCGTGGTCAGGGCACGCTGGAAAACCTGGCTCGTCGAAGGTTTACTTCAAGCATTGCCAAGGGCCGTCTGAGTTTTTGGGGGTTCACCGAAAAAAAACTGACAGCGCTGGAAAGCACAGCCGCCAATGAGGTGAGAGGCTGGATCTCCTACAGTATGTGGGCGCCCCCTAGCGGATGGAGCACTCGAATGTGGCACAGCCATCTTACATGGACGGACAAGGGGGCTCCGGGCTGCTCGCCTCTTCGCGAACTCTCAGGCGCccattttaatctgattaatgcTGCTGAGCTTCTCCTCCTGATTGACTCGGACGTGGTGGAGCTGCGCGTGTAGGTATCTCCCACACCTTTCCCTCTGCCGTACGAAGAAAACCATTCCAAGACGTTTTCTTTGGCTTTGCGCGGTTTAAACCTTCGATGAACTATATTTAAatgatcattatttttttcttttaaaagacaTCTGCACTGCGACTTCCAGCTTACCGTCTCTAAAAGAACGCAGACAGAACTTAAGAAAAAAATGTGGCgtgttttttggggggatttaCAGACATCAATGGTAAGTAAGTGTTTTATTTCACGTTCTGTGATTAATAGAAGAAAGCCTACTGTCATTGTGTTGTGCACCGTATTCAGGAGGATTCAAGGAAATAAAGATTGTTCCGGCGGTACAAAGATAAAGGATTACAGATACACGCAAACTCACACAGACCCACGTGTTtactatatgtaaaaaatattgtatttcttCCGCAAAATATTCAGTCAAAATCGAACTAACTTTGTTTTGCCTCGCGAGtaaatgcagatattttagtCTTTCTCTGGGCGAAGCTGATATCTATTTAACGTGTGAACACTCagtgtgtatgtatttacaaGCAAATCAAGTAAGCATAAGTTCACATCTAAATCAAAGCAGACAGAGAAGCAAAGAGCATCACgaacacactcttacacacccaGGCTCCTAGATGTACCATACGCATATGGTGTTGATTCGTCTTCCCCGTGCTGCATCCTCTCCTAGAGAAAATGGGCTTAGTCCTCTTTTTCTTTCAgcttttttattgtagttttttttgtttgttttttttagtcagGGCAACCGCAACGCTTCCTCTCCCCAACAGACGAATAacacaagaaagaaaaaagacgCGTCTCttctgtttattgaaatgattgtgcaaaaaaatacaaaaattacaaaaaataggGAGTTAGGGAAAAAAATCAGAAGTGTCTGAGCGACAGAGAAAATCACAATTTCTTCTCCGCCGCTTTAACTTTGTCATTTGGTGCACATCTTCGTGAACGGGCACTGAGGTGGTGGTGAATGTCTAAAAATCTCGAAACGACGaaagtttctttctttcttcttaaaAATGGCAGAGGCGGGCGTTCGCGATTTTTTTTCTGGTGCACAGAAGGTGCAAACGCGCCTGACTGCTGATGCTTTGTGTGGGCTGAGGGACTGGGAGAAgaagggaggtagagggagggggggggggggggcaggcaGGACACacacctgtctgtttttgggcGAACCGGCTCGAACATCGCTGACCACCTCCATTCACGGCCAAGTTCAGAGAACATTTTTACACCCAATCAGTCAGACAATGCTTACTTATATAGACACGAAGCCAGTTAAGGCACTAAGAAGGCGAAGAAATTTCCCACaaaaaaatgagtttattaaaaactaatCAGTTAATAGCTCACATGAATACATAAATATGCATATAATGTTGTATAATAAAGAGCTGCTTACCAGACGATCAACTCAACACTTAAACGTTAATACCAGTATATCTGAATGACATCGTTTGATGAAAATTAAATGCTGTTACCTACATTTCCATATTCCAAGGAATAAGGAAAGTTCTGAACATTAACAC harbors:
- the nr2f2 gene encoding COUP transcription factor 2 isoform X3 → MPPTQPHHGQFALTNGDPLHCHSYLSGYISLLLRAEPYPTSRYGSQCMQPNNIMGIENICELAARMLFSAVEWARNIPFFPDLQITDQVALLRLTWSELFVLNAAQCSMPLHVAPLLAAAGLHASPMSADRVVAFMDHIRIFQEQVEKLKALHVDSAEYSCLKAIVLFTTDACGLSDVAHIESLQEKSQCALEEYVRSQYPNQPTRFGKLLLRLPSLRTVSSSVIEQLFFVRLVGKTPIETLIRDMLLSGSSFNWPYMSIQ
- the nr2f2 gene encoding COUP transcription factor 2 isoform X1, producing MAMVVWRGSQDDVAETQGALSSQAQGGLSLAAPQPGQLNLAASQVAPPTPQTPVQPGGPNANAQSTPSNPTSQSQSDKQQQQHIECVVCGDKSSGKHYGQFTCEGCKSFFKRSVRRNLTYTCRANRNCPIDQHHRNQCQYCRLKKCLKVGMRREVSLFTAAVQRGRMPPTQPHHGQFALTNGDPLHCHSYLSGYISLLLRAEPYPTSRYGSQCMQPNNIMGIENICELAARMLFSAVEWARNIPFFPDLQITDQVALLRLTWSELFVLNAAQCSMPLHVAPLLAAAGLHASPMSADRVVAFMDHIRIFQEQVEKLKALHVDSAEYSCLKAIVLFTTDACGLSDVAHIESLQEKSQCALEEYVRSQYPNQPTRFGKLLLRLPSLRTVSSSVIEQLFFVRLVGKTPIETLIRDMLLSGSSFNWPYMSIQ
- the nr2f2 gene encoding COUP transcription factor 2 isoform X2 gives rise to the protein MAMVVWRGSQDDVAETQGALSSQAQGGLSLAAPQPGQLNLAASQVAPPTPQTPVQPGGPNANAQSTPSNPTSQSQSDKQQQQHIECVVCGDKSSGKHYGQFTCEGCKSFFKRSVRRNLTYTCRANRNCPIDQHHRNQCQYCRLKKCLKVGMRREAVQRGRMPPTQPHHGQFALTNGDPLHCHSYLSGYISLLLRAEPYPTSRYGSQCMQPNNIMGIENICELAARMLFSAVEWARNIPFFPDLQITDQVALLRLTWSELFVLNAAQCSMPLHVAPLLAAAGLHASPMSADRVVAFMDHIRIFQEQVEKLKALHVDSAEYSCLKAIVLFTTDACGLSDVAHIESLQEKSQCALEEYVRSQYPNQPTRFGKLLLRLPSLRTVSSSVIEQLFFVRLVGKTPIETLIRDMLLSGSSFNWPYMSIQ